TAAACCAAAGCCATTGAAATATTGATAACTTTTTAAACGCTAAAGCTAAAAGTTACCAACATTACAACAGCATTATGAATATTATTATAAATTTGAAATTAAAGGAAATTATAACCAGACAGAGTTTGATTTACACTCCCCATTTACAGAAATCCTTTTATCGGTTCCATTGTCATGCATACCTACAATGAATATATTTGGATCTTTTTGAGAAATTGCGACTGAGTAGATTTGACTTAACTGCAAACCAGCTGTAATATCAGCATCTTCTCTGCCCGTTGGGGTCTTAATTGATCGATTAATACCTCCATCATTTCCAATGAATACTACCTCATTACCATATTCATCAATTGAATATGCAAGACATCTGATATCAACATGTCTGTAGTGAATATATGGTTTAAAATCTGAAGAAACATAATCCTCAAGCACAATATCAGAAGACTGTTTAATAAAATTACCTAAATCAACATATCCAATAAAAAATACTTCGTCAGGTGTAAGAAGAAAATCGCCATGAGTTTCATAGGTTCTTATTTTAATTTTATTGCCATTGGCATCATTTGTATTATTCTGAATTACCCCAAATGGACTTAGTGTTGTTCCATCCCAAGTTTCAATATATATATCCTGTACATTTTGGTTTGAACTACAACTTGATTTTTTTTCTTCAATATAAACAATATATGCAAGTTTGCTTAATGGATCTTTATCGAATTCAGCTTGTAATCTTCCAATAGGACAAGTATATGTTGGGATTTGAATTAGTGACCAAGAATCACCACCATCATCTGAATAGTAGAAACCAAAATTCGTACTATTTCCAACTAGATTGTACCCTTCAATAATTAGCTCAAGATTATTATTTGGATTTGATTTAATGTGGTTAAATAAAATATTGCTTTGTGCAGGTAATTCAACAGTCCAGGTTGTACCTTCATTAATTGATTTATAAATAGTCGAATTGGTAGTTACTATCAGGCTAGTTGGGTTAGTATTAAGAAATTCTATTGATGTCAAATGCTCGTTTGACAAATTAATTGTACTAGTCGAAATAGGCTCCCATGATGCACCTCCATCATTTGACTTAAAAATGCCATAGCTATGCTTATCATACGAGAGCAATCCATTTGCGTATGCCGTTGTTACAACATATATGTTATTGGTGTTATTTGGATCAACTGCTATATCCCAAACTCCACCATAAACAACACTATTATCTGTAATACACTCCCATACGGGTTTATCATCCATTGCATTTTCCGTTTTCCACAAGCCTCCAGTACATGCTCCAGCAAGCACATAGTGTGGATTATCTGGTGCAACCCAGATACTTTCAATCATACCAATTCCTTCTCCATTTTCATATTTAATTAAGTTAGTTCCATCAATTTCGAACTCTTGTTCCGGATTGTTTAATTCTCCTATATACTTCCAATTTTGATTTATTGAATTGGTTACACTTCTATACAGGTTGTCATTTCTATATCTTTTATCTATTGCTTTTTTCAAACCTGTAGTATATGCATCAAGTCTTCCGTTATTATCAAGTCTTGTTGATAAATACCATTCTGCCCTTCGAATATTTTTTATTGTTCGCTCATCCTTCTGTATCTCATTACTACTAATTATTTTAAACTTTTCATCATAGTTCAGTGATTTATTTGTAAAAATTTTAATAATTGTGTCATTATTTTGACAGAACAAATTCGTCAGTATAAATACGAAGACGATCGATAAAGTAATCTTTTTCATTTCTTTTAGTTTATTATCTTAATAGATTGAGATTCTTTCGTTTTCAAATTGTACAGATAAATGATGTAGAGACCGCTGCCAATATTCAATAGTGAAATATCAATTGTTCTGGAGTTTGGTGTAAAATCTGTAACAACCTTTCTTCCAGATATATCAAATATTGAAATAATAATATCTGAATGGCATCCAACAATTGGTGCCATATAATAATCTCCAATTGATGATTTGAAAATTATTTTTTGCGTTTGATATTCTTTAATATCTGTATATGCAATATTAGCTCTGATGTTATCGATAATAATTCCTTCAGTAGGTGCCTGTTTAATTGCATTAAATTTAAATTTAAAATATATTGAATCAGGATCATCTACAACTTTATGATATAATGAAAAACGAAGATCAATTAAGCAACTTATCCAGTCTGCATGATATCCATTTAAAGGAGGTTCTGTATAAATAGTTGAATCAGCTATTCTGGTATAATAACTAAATATCCAGAGGTTTGTGTCAAATATAGAATTCCAACTATTACCATAATCAAAAGAAACTAAAAATTCAGCTGATTCTGAGATATCTGCATCAACCTTATAATAAAAATGTAAGAAGCAATAATCCTTTGGATCTAATGGAGGAATAATATGATAAACAATTGTGAATGAAGAAGACAAAGTGTCACTATTCATTAGATTTTTATCAATATAAATAGCGTTTTCGGATTGAAAAGCTTCATTAAATACAATTCCATTTGGGTTTCCGATTTTCCAAAAATTTGAAGATGCAGAATCCATGAAGAGATTTATCCCAAAGTCAGGACCAGAAGTGTTGTCAAATCCTAATTTTCCACCTTGTGAAAATACAGATGTTGAAAGTAGACATGATAGTACTAATGTAAGAAAAATCCTTTTCATGAATATAAATTAAAAAGTTTAACAAAAATATAATTATAAAGAGTGTATTCAACTGCATGAAACCTAAATCGCCAAAAACAGCTCAATTTCGGCCATAAAT
The Bacteroidota bacterium DNA segment above includes these coding regions:
- a CDS encoding T9SS type A sorting domain-containing protein produces the protein MKRIFLTLVLSCLLSTSVFSQGGKLGFDNTSGPDFGINLFMDSASSNFWKIGNPNGIVFNEAFQSENAIYIDKNLMNSDTLSSSFTIVYHIIPPLDPKDYCFLHFYYKVDADISESAEFLVSFDYGNSWNSIFDTNLWIFSYYTRIADSTIYTEPPLNGYHADWISCLIDLRFSLYHKVVDDPDSIYFKFKFNAIKQAPTEGIIIDNIRANIAYTDIKEYQTQKIIFKSSIGDYYMAPIVGCHSDIIISIFDISGRKVVTDFTPNSRTIDISLLNIGSGLYIIYLYNLKTKESQSIKIIN